The proteins below are encoded in one region of Mycobacterium pseudokansasii:
- the ffh gene encoding signal recognition particle protein: MFESLSDRLTSALQGLRGKGRLTDADIDATTREIRLALLEADVSLPVVRAFVHRIKERARGAEVSGALNPAQQVVKIVNDELIGILGGQTRELVFAKTPPTVIMLAGLQGSGKTTLAGKLAVRLKSQGHTPLLVACDLQRPAAVNQLQVVGQRAGVTVFAPHPGASPESGPGDPVAVAAAGLAEARAKHFDVVIVDTAGRLGIDEELMAQAAAIRDAIDPDEVLFVLDAMIGQDAVATAQAFGEGVGFSGVVLTKLDGDARGGAALSVREVTGVPILFASTGEKLEDFDVFHPDRMASRILGMGDVLSLIEQAEQVFDAQQAEEAAAKIGAGELTLEDFLEQMLAVRKMGPIGNLLGMLPGAGQMKEALAEIDDKQLDRVQAIIRGMTPEERADPKIINASRRLRIANGSGVTVSEVNQLVDRFFEARKMMSSMLGGMGIPGLGRKSATRKSKAARGKAGKKGKKGARGPTPPKVKSPFGMPGMPGMPGMPAGFPDLSHMPEGLDELPPGLADFDLSKLKFPGNPGKK, encoded by the coding sequence GTGTTTGAATCGCTGTCCGACCGGTTGACCAGTGCCCTGCAGGGGCTACGCGGCAAGGGGCGCCTGACCGACGCCGATATCGATGCCACGACGCGTGAAATCCGGTTGGCGCTGCTGGAAGCCGACGTTTCACTGCCCGTGGTCAGGGCGTTCGTCCACCGGATCAAAGAACGCGCCCGCGGCGCCGAAGTGTCCGGGGCACTCAATCCGGCCCAACAGGTCGTCAAGATCGTCAACGACGAACTCATCGGCATCCTCGGTGGCCAGACTCGCGAACTGGTATTCGCCAAGACGCCGCCGACCGTCATCATGCTCGCCGGCCTGCAGGGCTCCGGAAAGACGACGCTGGCCGGCAAGCTCGCCGTGCGCCTCAAGAGCCAAGGGCACACACCGCTGCTCGTGGCCTGCGACCTGCAGCGCCCGGCCGCAGTCAATCAGCTGCAGGTCGTCGGCCAACGCGCCGGTGTGACGGTGTTCGCTCCGCATCCCGGCGCATCACCTGAGTCCGGACCCGGCGACCCGGTCGCCGTCGCCGCGGCGGGGCTGGCCGAAGCCCGGGCCAAGCACTTTGACGTCGTCATCGTGGACACCGCCGGACGGCTGGGCATCGACGAGGAGCTGATGGCCCAGGCCGCCGCCATCCGGGATGCCATCGACCCCGATGAGGTGCTGTTCGTCCTCGACGCGATGATCGGTCAAGATGCGGTAGCCACCGCTCAGGCGTTCGGCGAGGGCGTCGGCTTCAGCGGTGTGGTGTTGACCAAGCTGGACGGCGACGCCCGCGGCGGCGCGGCGCTGTCGGTCCGCGAAGTGACCGGTGTGCCAATCCTTTTCGCCTCCACCGGGGAGAAGCTGGAGGATTTCGACGTCTTCCACCCGGACCGGATGGCCAGCCGCATCCTGGGAATGGGCGATGTGCTGAGCCTGATCGAACAGGCCGAGCAGGTCTTCGACGCCCAGCAAGCCGAGGAAGCCGCGGCCAAGATCGGCGCCGGCGAGCTGACCCTGGAAGACTTCCTCGAACAGATGCTCGCCGTCCGCAAGATGGGCCCCATCGGCAACCTGCTGGGCATGCTGCCCGGCGCGGGTCAGATGAAGGAAGCGCTGGCCGAGATCGACGACAAACAACTCGACCGGGTCCAGGCCATCATTCGCGGGATGACCCCCGAAGAGCGGGCCGACCCCAAGATCATCAACGCGTCGCGGCGGCTGCGCATCGCCAACGGCTCGGGCGTGACGGTCTCCGAGGTCAACCAGCTCGTCGACCGCTTCTTCGAAGCCCGCAAGATGATGTCCTCGATGCTCGGCGGCATGGGTATCCCAGGTCTGGGCCGCAAATCCGCGACACGCAAATCCAAGGCCGCCCGAGGAAAAGCCGGCAAGAAGGGCAAGAAGGGTGCCCGCGGTCCGACACCGCCGAAGGTCAAAAGCCCCTTCGGTATGCCGGGTATGCCGGGTATGCCGGGTATGCCGGCAGGATTTCCGGACCTATCGCACATGCCTGAAGGCCTCGACGAGCTGCCGCCCGGACTGGCCGACTTCGACCTTTCCAAGCTCAAGTTCCCGGGCAACCCCGGCAAGAAGTAG
- a CDS encoding metal-dependent hydrolase family protein, with protein MPLHVRGLALPDENPIDLWIVDGRISTEPVAGADTVFGASGAGWILPGLVDAHCHVGLGQHGAIALDEAATQAETERDVGALLLRDCGSPTDTRSLDDRHDLPRIIRAGRHLARPKRYIPGFAVELEDEWQLPAAVAEQARRGDGWVKLVGDWIDRQVGDLAPLWSDDVLEAAIDAAHTHGARVTAHVFGEDALPGLINAGIDCIEHGTGLTDHTIALMLEHHTALVPTLINVENFPGIADSATRYPTYAAHMRDLYARTYPRVAAAREAGVAVYAGSDAGSTVRHGRIADEVEALKNIGMNPTEALGAACWDARRWLGRPGLDHGASADLLCYVEDPRQGPGVLNRPDVIILRGKTFRAKC; from the coding sequence GTGCCCCTGCACGTGCGAGGCTTGGCGCTGCCCGACGAGAACCCGATTGACCTGTGGATCGTCGACGGTCGCATCAGCACCGAGCCCGTTGCCGGCGCCGACACCGTCTTCGGTGCTTCTGGGGCCGGCTGGATCCTGCCGGGCCTGGTGGACGCGCACTGCCACGTCGGGCTCGGGCAACACGGTGCCATCGCCCTCGACGAGGCGGCAACCCAGGCCGAGACCGAACGTGACGTGGGCGCACTGCTGCTGCGTGATTGCGGCTCACCGACCGATACCCGTAGTCTCGACGACCGCCACGACTTGCCTCGCATCATCCGCGCCGGCAGGCATTTGGCCAGGCCCAAGCGCTACATCCCCGGTTTCGCTGTCGAACTCGAGGACGAATGGCAGCTGCCGGCCGCGGTGGCCGAGCAGGCCCGCCGCGGCGACGGTTGGGTCAAGCTGGTCGGCGACTGGATCGACCGCCAAGTCGGCGATCTCGCCCCCCTGTGGTCCGACGACGTCCTCGAGGCCGCCATCGATGCCGCGCACACGCACGGGGCCCGGGTCACCGCCCACGTCTTCGGTGAGGATGCGCTGCCAGGTCTGATCAACGCCGGAATCGACTGTATCGAGCATGGCACGGGGTTGACTGACCACACCATCGCGTTGATGCTCGAACACCACACCGCATTGGTGCCCACGCTGATCAACGTCGAAAACTTCCCGGGGATCGCGGATTCGGCAACTCGCTATCCGACCTACGCCGCCCACATGCGCGACCTGTATGCCCGCACTTATCCACGGGTGGCCGCGGCGCGGGAGGCCGGAGTTGCGGTGTATGCCGGTAGCGATGCCGGCAGCACGGTCCGACATGGACGTATTGCCGACGAGGTCGAGGCCCTCAAGAACATCGGGATGAATCCGACCGAAGCACTGGGCGCGGCGTGCTGGGACGCCCGGCGCTGGTTGGGCCGGCCCGGCCTGGACCACGGCGCATCAGCGGATTTGTTGTGCTACGTCGAGGACCCGCGGCAGGGCCCGGGTGTGCTGAACCGGCCCGATGTGATAATCCTGCGCGGCAAGACGTTTCGGGCCAAGTGTTAA
- a CDS encoding serine/threonine-protein kinase gives MALAGGATFAAYTIVRLLGSGPTGEVYLVEDPRSAQWAALKVLSPDLSSDSEFRRRFHRETAVAANLYHPNIVEVHDRGEFEGRLWIAMDYIEGISAEQLMRERFPAVLPVAEVLAIVSATAAALDYAHQRGLLHGDVKPANILVTNPGPGEPRILLSDFGIAQHAPEQTVRSEADGRADQYALAATAFQLFTGTSPVDVPGKLSDLRPDLARLDAALSRAFSADPAGRFVSCREFADALNEQAGVMPVDQRPEVLDAATAWPVATVAEPAYVVDYPVYDWPQSPAAPPTPPPAPASVTRQRRGTPLQSAAAALARRLDAFSQSTREPGKRGRRRILLGSGVVVLLVGLLAVGIAIGRKTTGDHPQAAGPQTSSSSASGMPATSDPAGPPAPLDGTYQIEVQRSKQTYDYTPSPQPPDVNTWWAIRSSCTPTGCLAAATMLDDNDHTQAKSGVRPLVLEFGQGQWKSRSEAVQFACIGPNGAASTQATTQVLSLRPQPVGDLVGEMVVTVHSNECGQQGAVIRIPAVASRSGDLPPAVNVPDPVTIPENPPATTTPTTPPSGPGR, from the coding sequence ATGGCGTTGGCCGGCGGCGCGACCTTTGCCGCCTACACAATCGTGCGACTTCTGGGGTCGGGCCCGACGGGCGAGGTCTATCTCGTCGAGGACCCGCGATCGGCGCAGTGGGCGGCGCTGAAAGTTCTCTCACCGGACCTGTCGTCGGACTCCGAGTTCCGCCGGCGATTCCACCGGGAGACCGCCGTCGCCGCGAACCTCTATCACCCGAACATCGTCGAGGTTCATGACCGCGGCGAGTTCGAAGGCCGGCTGTGGATCGCGATGGACTACATCGAGGGCATCAGCGCCGAGCAGCTGATGCGCGAGCGGTTTCCGGCGGTCTTACCGGTCGCCGAGGTGCTCGCCATAGTCAGCGCCACGGCCGCCGCTCTCGACTACGCCCATCAGCGTGGACTGTTGCACGGTGACGTCAAGCCCGCCAACATCCTGGTGACCAACCCGGGGCCGGGTGAGCCGCGGATTCTGTTGAGCGACTTCGGGATAGCGCAGCACGCGCCGGAACAGACGGTGCGGAGCGAGGCCGACGGGCGCGCCGACCAATACGCCTTGGCGGCTACCGCTTTTCAGCTGTTCACCGGCACGTCGCCGGTCGACGTGCCGGGCAAGCTCAGCGACCTGCGCCCGGACTTGGCACGGCTTGACGCGGCCTTGTCCAGGGCGTTCAGCGCCGATCCCGCCGGTCGTTTCGTGAGCTGCCGGGAGTTCGCCGATGCGCTCAACGAACAGGCCGGGGTCATGCCGGTCGACCAGCGTCCCGAGGTTTTGGATGCAGCGACGGCCTGGCCGGTCGCCACCGTGGCCGAACCCGCCTATGTCGTCGACTACCCGGTCTACGACTGGCCGCAGAGCCCAGCTGCACCACCGACCCCACCACCGGCCCCCGCGTCGGTGACACGGCAACGGCGCGGCACCCCATTGCAGTCGGCGGCCGCGGCGCTGGCTCGGCGCCTCGACGCGTTCTCCCAATCAACGCGCGAACCGGGCAAGCGCGGACGGCGCCGGATCCTGCTCGGCTCGGGCGTCGTAGTCCTGCTCGTTGGCCTGCTCGCCGTCGGCATCGCGATCGGCCGCAAGACGACCGGCGACCATCCTCAGGCGGCCGGGCCGCAGACCAGTTCATCCAGTGCATCCGGCATGCCGGCGACCAGCGACCCGGCCGGCCCGCCGGCCCCCCTCGACGGCACCTACCAAATCGAGGTCCAACGCTCGAAGCAAACTTACGACTACACCCCGAGCCCACAGCCTCCGGACGTCAACACCTGGTGGGCAATCCGCTCTTCGTGCACACCGACGGGATGTCTGGCCGCGGCCACCATGCTCGACGACAACGACCACACGCAGGCAAAATCGGGCGTTCGCCCGCTGGTCTTGGAGTTCGGCCAGGGCCAGTGGAAGTCCCGGTCGGAGGCGGTGCAGTTCGCGTGCATCGGGCCCAACGGCGCGGCCAGCACCCAGGCCACCACCCAGGTGCTGTCGTTGCGGCCCCAACCGGTCGGGGACCTTGTGGGCGAGATGGTAGTCACCGTGCACAGCAACGAATGCGGTCAACAGGGAGCGGTCATCCGCATCCCGGCGGTGGCCAGTCGCAGTGGTGATCTGCCGCCCGCAGTCAACGTGCCGGATCCCGTGACCATTCCCGAGAACCCACCGGCAACCACCACTCCAACCACACCGCCGTCCGGCCCGGGCCGCTGA
- a CDS encoding TetR/AcrR family transcriptional regulator has protein sequence MARTQQQRREETVGRLLDACIATIIEVGYARASAAMITKRAGVSVGALFRHFDTMGDFMAATASEVLRRQLETFTKRVAEIPADRPALESALAILRDITSGPTNAVLYELLIAARTDDKLRDTLQQELGQYSAKIYDAARALPGAESVPEETFPVIVALLTNVFDGAAVVQGILPQPEIEERRISVLTALLTGGM, from the coding sequence ATGGCTCGCACCCAGCAGCAACGCCGCGAAGAAACCGTCGGACGGCTTCTCGACGCCTGTATCGCCACCATCATCGAAGTAGGCTATGCCCGGGCATCCGCGGCCATGATCACCAAGCGCGCCGGGGTGTCGGTAGGCGCACTGTTTCGCCACTTCGACACGATGGGCGACTTCATGGCGGCCACGGCGTCGGAGGTGTTGCGCCGTCAGCTCGAGACATTCACCAAGCGAGTTGCCGAGATACCTGCCGACCGGCCGGCGCTGGAATCGGCGCTGGCAATCCTGCGGGACATCACCAGCGGTCCGACCAACGCGGTGCTGTACGAACTGCTGATCGCCGCACGCACCGACGACAAGCTCAGAGACACATTGCAGCAGGAACTGGGCCAGTATTCAGCGAAGATCTACGATGCGGCCCGGGCGCTGCCGGGCGCCGAGAGCGTCCCGGAGGAGACGTTTCCCGTCATCGTGGCACTGCTGACGAATGTGTTCGACGGAGCTGCCGTGGTGCAGGGGATACTGCCACAGCCGGAGATCGAGGAGCGGCGGATCTCGGTGCTCACCGCCCTGCTGACCGGCGGCATGTGA
- a CDS encoding D-alanyl-D-alanine carboxypeptidase family protein, which produces MRKLMAAAAALLAVASVNAAATSPVSRADADVQPVGSVPIPDGPAQTWIVADLDGGQVLAERDQNVAHPPASTIKVLLALVVLDELDLNSTVVADVADTQVECNCVGIKPGRTYTARELLDALLLVSGNDAADTLAHMLGGQDVAVAKMNAKAVALGAGSTHAATPSGLDGPGGSGASTAHDLAVIFRAAMANPVFAHITAEPSAMFPGDNGDQPIVNQDELLQRYPGAIGGKTGFTNAARKTFVGAAARNGRRLVIAMMYGTVKEGGPTYWDQAASLFDWGFALSPQASIGSL; this is translated from the coding sequence ATGCGGAAGCTCATGGCTGCGGCCGCAGCGTTGCTCGCGGTCGCCAGCGTCAACGCAGCCGCCACCTCCCCGGTCTCGAGGGCAGACGCCGACGTCCAGCCCGTCGGCTCGGTACCGATCCCTGACGGTCCGGCCCAGACCTGGATCGTGGCCGATCTCGACGGTGGCCAGGTATTGGCCGAACGCGACCAGAATGTCGCCCATCCACCCGCGAGCACGATCAAGGTGCTGCTGGCATTGGTTGTGCTGGACGAACTCGACCTGAATTCGACCGTCGTCGCCGACGTCGCCGACACCCAGGTCGAATGCAATTGTGTCGGCATCAAGCCGGGCCGCACCTATACCGCGCGGGAGTTGCTCGACGCGCTGCTGCTGGTTTCTGGTAATGACGCCGCCGACACGCTTGCGCACATGCTGGGCGGCCAGGACGTCGCCGTGGCCAAGATGAACGCCAAAGCCGTTGCCCTGGGTGCGGGGAGCACCCATGCGGCTACCCCGTCCGGCTTGGACGGACCCGGCGGTTCCGGCGCCTCGACGGCGCACGACCTCGCCGTCATCTTCAGGGCCGCGATGGCCAACCCGGTGTTTGCTCATATCACTGCCGAACCCTCGGCGATGTTCCCCGGCGACAACGGTGACCAACCGATCGTCAACCAGGATGAGCTGCTACAGCGCTATCCGGGCGCGATCGGCGGCAAGACCGGGTTCACCAACGCCGCGCGCAAGACATTCGTCGGCGCCGCTGCCCGAAACGGTCGCCGGCTGGTGATCGCCATGATGTACGGGACGGTCAAAGAGGGCGGCCCCACCTATTGGGATCAGGCCGCCAGCCTGTTCGACTGGGGATTTGCCCTCAGCCCGCAAGCCAGCATCGGCTCCCTCTAG
- a CDS encoding nuclear transport factor 2 family protein yields MLSLAEISDRLEIQQLLVDYSTAIDLRRFDDLDTVFTPDAYIDYRALGGIDGRYPEVKQWLAEVLPNFPVYAHMLGNFSVRIHGDTASSRVICFNPMVLPGDQQQVLFCGLWYDDEFVRTPEGWRMTRRVESKVFQKVL; encoded by the coding sequence GTGTTGAGCCTGGCCGAAATTTCTGACCGGTTGGAGATCCAGCAACTGTTGGTGGACTACTCCACCGCGATCGACTTGCGCCGATTCGACGATCTCGACACGGTGTTCACTCCAGACGCGTACATCGACTACCGCGCGCTGGGCGGTATCGACGGCCGCTATCCCGAAGTGAAGCAGTGGCTGGCTGAGGTGCTGCCGAACTTTCCCGTGTACGCGCACATGCTCGGCAACTTTTCGGTGCGCATCCACGGCGATACCGCGTCGTCGCGGGTGATCTGCTTCAACCCGATGGTGTTGCCGGGCGACCAGCAGCAGGTGCTGTTCTGCGGGCTGTGGTACGACGACGAGTTCGTGCGCACCCCCGAGGGCTGGCGGATGACGCGCCGCGTCGAATCGAAGGTGTTCCAAAAGGTGCTGTGA
- the rpsP gene encoding 30S ribosomal protein S16 → MAVKIKLTRLGKIRNPQYRIAVADARTRRDGRSIEVIGRYHPKEEPSLIEINSERAQYWLSVGAQPTEPVLKLLKITGDWQKFKGLPGAEGRLKVAPPKPSKLELFNAALAAAEGAPTTEAAKPKKKSPAKKAAKGAPEAGATPEAGSAAEKTEAPAEGAEQSEPTES, encoded by the coding sequence ATGGCTGTGAAGATCAAGCTCACCCGGCTTGGCAAGATCCGCAATCCGCAGTACCGCATCGCCGTCGCCGATGCTCGCACCCGCCGCGACGGCCGCTCGATCGAGGTCATCGGCCGGTACCACCCCAAGGAAGAGCCGAGCCTGATCGAGATCAATTCCGAGCGCGCCCAGTACTGGCTGTCGGTGGGTGCTCAGCCCACCGAACCCGTCCTCAAGCTGCTCAAGATCACCGGCGACTGGCAGAAGTTCAAGGGACTTCCGGGTGCGGAGGGCCGGTTGAAGGTTGCCCCGCCCAAGCCCAGCAAGCTCGAATTGTTCAACGCCGCGCTGGCCGCCGCAGAGGGCGCTCCCACCACCGAGGCCGCCAAACCGAAGAAGAAGTCGCCGGCCAAGAAGGCCGCCAAGGGTGCCCCAGAAGCCGGCGCCACCCCTGAAGCCGGCTCCGCGGCCGAGAAGACAGAAGCGCCCGCCGAGGGTGCCGAGCAGTCCGAGCCGACCGAAAGTTGA
- a CDS encoding RNA-binding protein: MSTVVVDAVEHLVRGIVDNPDDVRVDMVTSRRGRTVEVHVHPDDLGKVIGRGGRTATALRTLVAGIGGRGIRVDVVDTDQ, translated from the coding sequence ATGAGCACGGTGGTAGTCGACGCTGTCGAGCACCTGGTCCGCGGGATCGTGGACAACCCCGACGATGTGCGGGTGGATATGGTGACCAGCCGTCGTGGACGAACGGTGGAGGTTCACGTGCACCCCGACGACCTGGGCAAGGTGATCGGCCGCGGAGGACGTACCGCGACCGCGCTACGCACGCTGGTTGCCGGTATCGGCGGCCGGGGCATCCGCGTCGACGTGGTGGACACCGACCAGTAG
- the rimM gene encoding ribosome maturation factor RimM (Essential for efficient processing of 16S rRNA), whose protein sequence is MELVVGRVVKAHGISGELVVEIRTDDPDTRFAPGTQLRAKSSRDPGQVRGYVIDSVRDHGARLLVRLAGVTDRDAADALRGSVFVIDSDDLPPIEEADTYYDHQLEGLRVRTAAGQDVGVVAEVLHTAAGELLAVRRAAGSQKGEVLVPFVRAIVTSVSLEDGVLQIDPPDGLLDLS, encoded by the coding sequence ATGGAGCTGGTAGTCGGGCGTGTGGTGAAGGCGCACGGCATCAGCGGCGAACTCGTCGTCGAAATCCGCACCGACGATCCGGACACCCGGTTCGCCCCCGGAACGCAGTTGCGCGCCAAGAGTTCCCGCGACCCCGGCCAGGTGCGCGGCTATGTGATCGACAGCGTGCGCGACCATGGCGCGCGGCTGCTGGTGCGATTGGCCGGCGTCACCGACCGTGATGCGGCCGACGCGCTGCGCGGCAGTGTGTTCGTCATCGACTCCGACGACCTGCCGCCGATCGAGGAGGCCGACACCTACTACGACCACCAGCTGGAGGGTCTGCGAGTCCGCACGGCGGCGGGCCAGGACGTCGGCGTCGTCGCCGAGGTGCTGCACACCGCTGCCGGCGAGTTGTTGGCGGTGCGGCGTGCGGCTGGCAGCCAAAAGGGCGAGGTGTTGGTGCCGTTCGTTCGCGCCATCGTCACTTCCGTGTCACTGGAGGACGGCGTTCTGCAGATCGATCCGCCCGACGGTTTGTTGGATCTGAGCTAG
- the trmD gene encoding tRNA (guanosine(37)-N1)-methyltransferase TrmD — translation MKIDIVTIFPGYLDPLRQSLPGKAIASGLVDLQVHDLRRWTHDVHRSVDDTPYGGGPGMVMKAPVWGAAIDEICSAETLLVVPTPAGVLFDQATAQRWSTEQHLVFACGRYEGIDQRVVEDAARRMRVAEVSIGDYVLPGGESAAVVMIEAVLRLLAGVLGNPDSVQLDSHSPGLDGLLEGPSYTRPPSWRGLDVPEVLLSGDHARIAAWRRQVALQRTRERRPELAPPD, via the coding sequence ATGAAAATCGACATAGTCACGATTTTTCCCGGCTACCTGGACCCGCTGCGGCAGTCGTTGCCGGGCAAGGCAATTGCGTCAGGGTTGGTCGATTTGCAGGTGCACGACCTACGGCGGTGGACCCACGACGTACACCGCTCGGTGGATGATACGCCGTACGGCGGTGGCCCGGGAATGGTGATGAAGGCACCGGTATGGGGTGCGGCGATCGACGAAATATGTTCTGCGGAAACGCTTTTAGTAGTTCCCACGCCCGCTGGTGTGCTGTTCGACCAGGCTACCGCGCAACGTTGGAGCACTGAGCAGCACCTGGTGTTCGCCTGCGGCCGTTACGAGGGCATCGACCAGCGAGTCGTCGAGGACGCCGCCCGGCGGATGCGTGTGGCGGAGGTCTCGATCGGTGACTACGTACTGCCCGGGGGCGAGTCGGCGGCCGTGGTCATGATCGAGGCCGTGCTGCGGCTGCTGGCCGGGGTCCTGGGCAATCCCGATTCCGTCCAGCTTGATTCGCACTCGCCAGGTCTGGACGGGCTGCTGGAGGGCCCCAGCTACACCAGGCCACCGAGTTGGCGTGGTCTGGACGTGCCTGAGGTCCTGCTCTCCGGTGACCACGCCCGCATTGCCGCCTGGCGTCGTCAGGTCGCGCTACAGCGCACTCGCGAGCGGCGACCGGAATTGGCACCACCAGACTGA
- the rplS gene encoding 50S ribosomal protein L19, with translation MNRLDFVDKASLRDDIPAFSPGDTINVHVKVIEGAKERIQVFKGVVIRRQGGGIRETFTVRKESYGVGVERTFPVHSPNIDHIEVVTRGDVRRAKLYYLRELRGKKAKIKEKR, from the coding sequence ATGAACAGGCTGGACTTCGTCGACAAGGCGTCGCTGCGCGACGACATCCCGGCCTTCAGCCCGGGCGACACCATCAACGTGCACGTCAAGGTCATCGAGGGCGCCAAGGAACGTATCCAGGTGTTCAAGGGCGTGGTGATCCGTCGGCAGGGCGGGGGTATCCGCGAGACGTTCACCGTACGTAAGGAAAGCTACGGCGTCGGCGTCGAACGGACTTTCCCCGTGCATTCCCCGAACATTGACCACATCGAGGTGGTGACCCGCGGCGACGTCCGCCGCGCCAAGCTGTACTACCTGCGCGAGCTTCGCGGCAAGAAGGCCAAGATCAAGGAAAAGCGCTGA